The DNA region GGCGTCTGGCCCGAGGGCGGGACGCACGGGACGGTGTTCATCTTTCCGGGGCGGACGGAATACGTCGAAAAATACGGTCGATCGGCGACCGAACTGAAAACGCGCGGCTTTGCGACCGTTGCCGTGGACTGGCGCGGGCAAGGCATTGCGGATCGCATGCTCGAAGACGGCCGGATCGGCCATGTCATGCGCTTCGGCGACTACCAGCACGATGTGGCCGCCGTGATGGACGCGGCGCGCCAGCTCGACTTGCCGCGGCCGTGGTTCCTCCTCGGCCATTCCATGGGCGGATGCATCGGCCTCCGGGCCGTGCTCGACGGCCTCGACGTCGCCGCCTGTGCGTTTTCGGCACCGATGTGGGGCGTTCAGATTTCGGCCGGCCTCAGGCCCGTGGCCTGGACGCTAAGCTCGGTCCTGCCGCCAATTGGGCTCGGCAACATGAAGTCACCCGGCACCAACGATATCGTCTACGTGCTCGACGGCGAATTCGAGGACAACACGCTCACCAACGATCGCGAAACGTGGGAGTACATGGCGCGGCAGGCGCGGGCTCATCCCGAGATCGCGCTGGGCTCGCCCTCGATCATCTGGCTGCGTGAGGCCCTCCGGGAGATGCGCACCCTCTCCACGCGGCCCTCGCCTGAGATGCCAGGGCTTTGCTTTCTCGGCACGAACGAGCGCATCGTCGATCCTGCGCGCATCAAGCGGCGCATGGAGGAGTGGCCCGGCGGTCGGCTCATCGAATTCAAGGATGCCGAGCACGAGGTCATGATGGAGGAGCCCGACGTGCGCCAGGCGGTGTTCGACGCCTGCGCGGAGCACTTCAAAGCGGCCACCTTGGCCAAGGCCTCCTGGACCTAGCCCTTGATCTTGTGAACGCCCATGGCCTCCGCTGCGGCGCCCGCCCGGAGCCAGTTGTGCTCGGACGCGATGAAGAAGACCGTCAGCCCGTGATGCACGAGGCTTTCTGCCTGCACTGCGTTTCCGACAAAGGTCATGTACGCCTTGCCATGTGCCTTGGCGGCTGCGCCACAGGTCGCATAGGCCGCGGCCAATTCGTCCGAGCTTTGGTCGCGTTTCCCGTATCCCACCGACAGGTCCGCGGGCCCGAGGAAGAGCCCGTCCACGCCCGGCGTGGCGGCGATGGCGTCAGCGGCCTCCACGCCCGCAGGCTCCTCGATCTGCGCGATGAGGATCGTCTCAGACGTCTGATCGAGGATCTCCGGCATCTTGCGGGTGGCAAAGCCTGCCCAGCGCGTCGAGCCGGCATAGCCGCGCCCGCCCAGCCCGAAATGCCCCGCTTTCGCCAGCGCCGCCGCCTTCTCCGCGCTATCCACATGGGGCGCGACGATCCCCACGGCTCCGGCGTCGAGGGCTTGCAGGATATCCGGCGCGGCATTCGCACCGGGACGCACGAGGATGGGAAAATCAAGCGCCCGGCCGATGGCGAGGCACATGTCCATCCGCGCGCGGTCAAACGGGGCGTGCTCGGCATCGAGGCAGAGAAAATCGAGGCCGGAGCCGGCGAGCACCTCCACGAGTTCGTAGGCCGGTGTCTTCAAGAAGGTGCCCGCGAGCATCTCCCCGGCCATCATGCGGCTCTTGAAATCTGAAATGCCCATGGTGCCCTCCCTTTGACCCGCGCGAGAGCATCACGGGCGGCTCCGCTTGGCAAGCGCCCTTGGCCTGCTACCCTAGGCTCATGGTTTTGAGCTTCACGGATCGCGGGATTTACTGCGCAGCGGGCGATTTCTACATCGATCCCTGGCGCCCGGTGGATCGCGCGCTCATCACCCACGGCCATGCCGATCACGCCCGCCCGGGCATGGGGCGCTATCTCAGCACGGACGGCGCGGCCCCGGTCATCCGCTACCGTCTCGGAGACATCGCGCTCGACACGGTGTCCTACGGCGAAGTGCGGCGCATCGGAGATGCGGAGGTCAGCTTCTTCCCGGCGGGCCACGTGCCGGGCTCTGCGCAGATCCGCGTGGAGGTGGCCGGTGAGGTCTGGGTCGCTTCGGGCGACTACAAGGTGGTCGACGATGGGCTCTCGGAGCCCTTCGAGCCCGTGCCCTGCCACGCCTTCATCACCGAATGCACCTTTGGCCTCCCCGTCTTCAATTGGACGCCCGAACCGCAGGTCCGAGCATCGCTCAACGCGTGGTGGCGCAAGAACGCGGCGGAGGGACGCCCCTCCATCATCGGCGCCTACAGCCTCGGAAAAGCCCAGCGCATCCTCGCCGCCGTGGAGCCTGACATCGGGCCGATCCTGACCCATGGCGCGGTGGAGAACACGAACGAAGTCCTGCGCAAACAGGGCTACCGGCTTCCCGACACGCTCCGTGTCACGCCAGATCTCAAGGCGAGGGACCATCCCGGCGCCCTCATCGTCGCTCCGCCTTCGGCCCTCGGCTCCTCATGGTCGCACCGCTTCAGCGGCGCGTCCTCCGCCTTTGCCTCAGGCTGGATGGCGCTCAGGGGCGTGCGCCGGCGCCGCGCCGCGGACCGCGGATTTGTGATGTCCGATCACGCGGACTGGGCCGGGCTCAACGAGGCCATCGGAGAGACGGGCGCGGAGCGGATCTTCGTGACCCATGGATACACCTCCGTCTTCCGCCAATGGCTCGAGGCCCAAGGCTATGACGCCGCCATCGTTGAGACCGATTACGAGGGCGACAGTCTCGACGCCTCGGACGACACCGCCAACGAGGCCGCATGACCGCAACATTTCCCTGGGACGGCCAGCCCCGCCACTGGCGCGACCGCGTCATCGCCTGGGGCGCGCAGCGCATCGTGCAGCCCAGCTTGCGCCGGGAGGCGAGCTGGGAGAGCCATCGCCGGGGCTTTCGCCTCGCCGCCCGCCTCCGCCGATCCGCCCGCGCCAAGGGCATCTCCTGGCGGTCGGTGGCGCTCGGGCCGCTCGGCGCGCTGGAGATCCTGCCCAAGGCCCCGACGCGGCGTCTCCTCTACATCCACGGGGGTGGGTTCGTGCTCGGCGCGCCAGAGACGCATCTCGTGCTTATGACGCATCTCGCCAAGGCCGCCAATGCCGCCATCCTCGCGCCCGCCTATCGCCTCGCCCCCGAGAACCCCTTCCCCGCTGCCGCCGATGACGTGGAGGCTGCCGCGGACGCGGCCGGGGGCTGGCGGCGTGATCTCGGGCCGATCTTTCTCGGGGGAGACAGTGCCGGCGGATGCCTGGCGCTCGTGGCGCTCCAGCATGCGCTCCGGACCGGTACAGAGATCGGCGGCACCGTTCTTTTCAGCCCGGCCACGATCGTCGACCCGGAGCGCCCGGTGCCCGAGGCGAACGACCTGCTTTTCCCCGAGGTCCTGCTGCACCGCATCGGCGCGGCCTATGCCCGCGACGCGGACGCGCGCGACCCGCGCCTCGCGCCCGTCCACGGCGACTACACCGGCGCGCCGCCCACGCTCATCCATTGCGTGAAAGAAGAGTTCCTCGAGGAAGACAGCGATGCGATCGCCGCGCGGCTGGCTGGATGCGGCGCGCAAGTGACCCTCGAGAAAGTCCGGTCCATGCCCCATGCCTGGCACTTCATGGCGGGCTCCTCTCCGCTCGCGGATGACGCCGTGGCCCGAGCCGCCGCCTTCATCGAGGCGCAGGCATGAAAGACTTCGCCGCGCTTTTCACGAAGATCGATCAGACGACGAAGACCTTGCCCAAGGTCGCCGCCCTCAAATCCTATTTCGAGACCGCGCCGGAGGACGACAGGCTCTGGTGCATCGGGCTCTTCTCGGGGCGGCGCCCGAAGCGCACGCTCACGACGCCCTTCCTGCGGGGCTGGGCCGCCGAGCGGGCCGGTATCCCGCTCTGGCTTTTCGAGGAGGCCTATCCGGTCGTGGGTGATCTGGCAGAAACCATTGCCCTCGTCCTCCCACCACCGCAGCGCGAGAGCGACCATTCGCTCACCCACTGGATCGGTGTCATCAAGTCATTGCCGGCGCTCGAGGAGGAAGAGAGAAAGGCCATCGTCCTCGCCGCCTGGGACGAGCTCGACACCACCGAACGCTTCCTCTTCAACAAGCTCCTCACCGGAGGCTTCCGCGTGGGTGTCAGCCAGAAGCTCATGACCCGCGCACTGGCCCAGGCCACCGGTAAGGACGAGCCGGTGATCACGCACAAGCTCATGGGCGCGTGGACGCCCGAAACGACGAGCTGGACCCGCCTCATCGAAGAAGACGATCCGGCCGCCGACCTGTCGCGCCCCTACCCCTTCTACCTCGCCTACCAGCTCGACGACCCGCCCGAGGAGCTGGGCCAGCCGGACGAGTGGCAAGCGGAGTGGAAGTGGGACGGGATACGGGGTCAGCTCATCGTGCGGGGCGGTGAGCATCACCTCTGGTCGCGCGGCGAGGAGCTCATGACCGACCACTTCCCGGAGCTCGCGCAGGCGCGGGATTTCCTGCCCGACGGCACCGTGATCGATGGCGAGGTGCTCGCCTGGTCGGGTGGTGCGCCCCTGCCCTTCGCGCAGCTCCAGAAGCGGATCGGGAGGAAGACCGTGCCGAAGAAGCTGCTGGCCGAGGCGCCGGTGGTGCTCCATTCCTACGACCTCCTCGAGCATGGCGGCGAAGACCTGCGCGCGCGGCCCATGGCCGAACGCCGCGCGCAGCTCGAGGCCCTCGTGCGCGCGCTGCCTGAGGGCTGCCCCGTGCAGCTCTCCCCGACCGTCCCGTTCGAGAGTTGGGCGGGCCTTGCCGCGACCCGCGAGGGCAGCCGGGAGGCCAATGCCGAAGGCCTCATGCTCAAGCGGAAGGCCTCGCCCTATCTCAGCGGCAGAAAGAAAGGCGACTGGTGGAAATGGAAAGTCGATCCGCTCGTGATCGATGCGGTCATGATCTACGCTCAGGCGGGCCACGGGAGGCGGGCGAACCTCTTCACCGATTTCACCTTCGCGGTGTGGAAGGGCAATGATCTCGTGCCGTTCACCAAGGCCTATAGCGGCCTCACCGACAAGGAATTCCGCGAGATCACCGCCTGGGTGAAGAAGAACACGCTCCAGCGCTTCGGCCCCGTGCGGCAGGTGACGCCGCACCACGTCTTCGAGATCGCCTTCGAGGGGATCCAGGCCTCCACGCGGCACAAATCCGGCGTGGCGCTGCGCTTCCCGCGCATGAGCCGGTGGCGCAAGGACAAGCCGCTCCACGAGGCCAACACGTTTGACGATCTCACCGCGATGCTCGAGACCTACGGATGACCGTGCGCCGCGCGCACGCCACGGAGTGAGCCCATGCCGCGCGCCCTGATGCCCCCTGCCCCTGAGCGCCCCACGCGGCGCGCGCCACCGGGCGCGGTGGACAGCCACCTTCACCTCGTGGGGAGCGACTTCCCGCTCTGGGAAGGCCGCGTAGAAGACCCCGCCGATGAGGCCGCGCTCGAGACATGGCTCGCGCGCTACACGAGTGTCATGGAGACGCTGGGCTTCGAACGGGCCGTCCTCGTGCATTCGATCCTCTACGGCACGGACAACAGCCTCACGATGGAGGCCGTGCGCAGGCTCGGTCACAAGGCCAAGGGCGTGGGCCTCCTCGCAGACGGCGCGCGCAGCGAGGACATCGCAGCCTTCGCCGAGGCGCGGATGGTGGCGGTGCGGCTCAACTACGTGCATGGCGGCGTGCTGACATGGGACGGCGCAAAAGCGATGGCCCCCGCCCTCGCCGATCACGGTCTGCACATCCAGATGCTGCTCCACAGCCATCTCCACGTGCGCGAGATCGCGGGCGACATCCGCGCCCTGCCCACGCCACTGGTCATCGACCACCTGGGTTGGCCCGACCTCACGCTCGGTGTGGACGATCCGGGCTTCCAGACGCTCCTCGCCCTCGTGGGCGAGGACCATGTGCACCTGAAGCTCTCCGCGCTCTACCGCCTGTGTCCCGCGCCATACGACGCGGCCGCGCCTTTCTTGCAGGCCGCCATCGCAGCCAACCCCGACGCGCTCCTCTGGGGTACGGACTGGCCCTTCCTGATGCTGGCCGATGCCGCCCAGCCCAGCGCCAACACCCTGCTGGAGGCGTTCGACGCGACCTGCCCCTCGAGCGAGATCCGCGAGAAGATCCTCGTGACGAACCCCGCGCGCCTCTTTGACTTTTGATCCTGCCGGCCAGCCCGCCGCCCCTATTGCTCGAACCAAGGACGCAAAGGAAGGCGCCCCCCAGCGCAGTCTTCGCCAGTGAAAGATGAGGTCCCTCCTTCCATTGGCCCTAAAAACTCCCGCCGGAGGCATTCCGCCCCCTCCACGCTTGCCCCCGCCCGCGGCAGGCCACACATAGTCCCCCAAGCAATCCGAAAGGCCCTCCATGTATCATGACGCGAATCCGAGCCACGGCACCAAGGACCTGGGCGACCTCCCCGAATGGGACCTGAGCGATCTCTACGCGGGCGAAGATGACCCGGCATTCGCGTCGGACATGGCCTGGATCGAGGAGGAGTGCAGCGCCTTTGCCACGGAGTACGAAGGCAAGCTCGCCACGCTCGACGCGTCCGGCCTCTTGCGGGCGGTTCAGCGCTACGAGGAGATCGACGTCATCGGTGGCAAGCTCATGTCCTTTGCCGGACTACGCTACTACCAGGTCACGACCGATGCCGGGCGGGCAAAGTTCATGGCCGATGCGCAGGACCGGATGACCGTGGCCACGACGCCGCTCGTCTTCTGGTCGCTCGAATTCAACCGCCTGCCCGACGACCACCTCGCGGGGCTCGTGGCCGAAAACGCCGAACTCTCGCGCTACAAGCCCGTCTTCGACCGCATGCGCGCGATGAAGCCGCACCAGCTCTCCGACGAGCTCGAGAAGTTCCTGCACGATCAATCCACCGTGGGTGCGGCGGCGTGGAACCGGCTCTTTGACGAGACGATCGCGGGGCTCGAATTCGACGTCGACGGCGAGGTTCTGGGCATCGAGGGCACCCTGAACCTCCTCTCCGAGCAGGACCGCGCCAAGCGCGAGTCCGGCGCACGGGCGCTCGCCGCCACCTTCCAGGAAAACGTGAAGATCTTCGCCCGCGTGCACAACACGCTCGCCAAGGAAAAAGAGATCGAGGACCGCTGGCGCAAGATGCCGACGCCGCAGACGGGCCGCCACCTCGCCAACCATGTAGAGGCCGAGGTGGTGGAGGCGCTCCGCAACGCCGTCGTCGCCGCCTATCCGCGCCTGTCGCATCGCTACTACAAGCTCAAGGCCAAGTGGCTCGGTCTCGACACGCTGGAGGTCTGGGACCGCAACGCGCCGCTGCCCATGGAGGACGAAAAGGTCGTGGGCTGGGACACCGCCGAGCAGATGGTGATGGAGGCCTATTCGGCCTTCGATCCGCGCATGGCCGACCTCGCCGAACCGTTCTTCAAGAAAGGCTGGATCGACGCCCCGGTGAAGCCGGGCAAGGCGCCCGGTGCCTTCGCCCATCCGACGGTGACGACGGCGCACCCCTACGTGATGCTCAACTATCTCGGCAAACAGCGGGACGTGATGACGCTGGCCCATGAGCTGGGGCACGGCGTGCATCAAGTGCTGGCCGCGGGTCAGGGCGAACTCCTCAGCTCCACGCCGCTCACGCTGGCGGAGACCGCGAGCGTCTTTGGCGAGATGCTCACCTTCCGCAAGCTCCTCGCCGCGGCCGAGACGCAGGAGCAGAAGAAAGTGCTGCTGGCCGGCAAGGTCGAGGACATGATCAACACCGTCGTGCGCCAGATCGCGTTCTACGATTTCGAGTGCAAACTCCACGCAGCGCGTGCGGAGGGCGAGCTCACGCCCGACGACATCAACGCGCTCTGGATGTCGGTGCAGGCCGAATCCCTCGGCCCGGTCTTCAATTTCATGGAAGGCTACGAGACGTTCTGGGCCTACATTCCCCACTTCGTGCACTCGCCCTTCTACGTCTACGCCTATGCCTTCGGCGACGGGCTCGTGAACGCGCTCTATGCCGTCTACGAAGAGGGCGGCGACGACTTCCAAGAGAAGTATTTCGACATGCTCAAGGCCGGTGGCTCGAAGCACCACAAGGAGCTCCTCGCCCCCTTCGGCCTCGACGCCTCCGACCCCGCCTTCTGGGACAAGGGACTGAGCATGATCGAGGGCTTCATCGACGAGCTGGAGGCCATGGAGGGCTAAGATGGATCTCGAGGCGGGCGCCTATCCTATCTTGAGCGAAAGGCCACCCGCCCGCGGGACTACGCGAAAGATCTTCGCACGACACGCCTGTTCCTTGCGCTCGATGCTCCGCATGGCCCCATCGTGCCCTTTGGCTGGGTCATGCGCGCATTGGAGCCTGATTGGACCAAGGACCGGGGAGGAAATCGACAGGTAAGGGCTACGGCGCAGCGGCTCGACCTGGCTGAAATTACCCATGGACAGGAAATCCACGAGCGACTTTGGGCCAAGGCGCTGGCGGAGTGCGTTGAGTATACCTCTCGCTATCTGGGCGAGGCGCAAGTTGGGTTTAGCGGCGCGCAGGGAACGGAAGCCCGCAAGGCGCGGACCTTCTTCTTTCTGCTCTCTGGCGCCGACCGCCCGGCTCTCGCTCCCGGTGACGTTTCGAGCATGTCGAGGGTCGACGGTGCCGAACGCCAGATCACCACGAACAGGTATCAGCGCGACCCTGAGCTGAGGCGCTTGGCGGTTCTTGCAAACAAACGACAGAATGGCGGGCGGCTCCGATGTGTCTGCTGCGACTTGGATTTCGAAGAACGATACGGGCCTGTCGGCACGGGGTTCATCCATATCCACCATCTCGATCCGCTCGGTGACCGCCAAGAGGCGCACCTCGTCGACCCGGAGAAAGACCTCGTGGCCGTTTGCCCGAATTGCCACGCGATGATCCACCGCGACGGGCTCAAATCACCCCAAGAGATCAGGGAGCTTTTGGCCAGCTCAGGCTACTTTATCAGGTCGAGAAGCTAGACCTTCCGCGCGACGATGTAATGGCGCGGGAGTGCCGCGCCGCTGCTGGTTTCTTCCAGAATGTCGAAGCCCGCTGCACGGATCATCTCGAGGAGGGCAGGACCGCGCAGGAAATGGACCGGCCTCGGTGCCTTCCCCAGCACCTGCATGATCGGGATCATCGCCCCGATGAGAGACCTGCGCGCGAGGGCTGCATCTCCCAGGCAAGCGGTCTTTGAAATGAAGACGCCACCCGGGCCCAACATCTTTCGCACATGGGCAAGCGTACGTGCCGGGTCGGGCACGAGGTGTAGGAGGTTGAAGGCGAGGACGGCGTCGTAATCACCCGTGTGAAGCTCGGGCGCATCCGCGTCGGCGACAGTGATCTCGATCGATGTACCCTCGGCCTTCTGACGACCGATGCGCACCATCTCGGAGGAGACATCCGTGGCATGGTACCGCGCCACGCGGGACGCGAGCTCGAGCGCGGTGGAGCTTGTGCCTGCACCCAGCTCCAAGACATGCGCCGTGGGCGTGAGATAGTGTTTGGTACGCTCGAGCGTCGCCTGGTAGCCGGCCATATCGGAGATCGGGTCGCGCGCATAGCGGGCGGCGATCCTGTTCCAGAAATCCGCAGACATGGACAGGCTCCTTTCCATTGAAGCCTATCCGAGACACCGCCCGCCGCTAGGCCACACGGGCGAGCCTCGGCGGCGCTGTGCTGTCTAGTCGAGCTCGGTCCAGGGCCACGGCTTCACCTCGCTCGCCCCGGCTTGGTAGCGCGTGGCCTTCGCCACCCAGATCCCCACATCCTCGCCGAAACCCGCAAGGCGCGGGTTGGGCTTCTTCTGGTCGATGAGAAGGAAGATGAACTGCACCACCGTGATGAACGCGATGAGCGTCTGCGCCAGCTGGATCATGAGCCAGATGATGATCGAGGACACGAAGCGCGGCCCCAGCCCCTCCTCGATCACCTTGTCCCCGCGCTTGCTCGGCGCTTCGGGCATCACGTCGTCGAATTCACCCTTGTCGGCCATCACAGCACCTCCCCGATCTCGAGCACGCGGTCGATCATGACCTGCGTGCCGCGCGAAAATTCCAACGGGCAAGGATAGGCGCCCTTGCCCGCTACGGCCGCGCCGAAGGCCTCGACCTGGTAGACGTAGTGATTGTCGCCCGGGAAGCGCTCCACGCGCAGGCCCAGATCGGGCTGGTGGAGCTCGATCCGTGCGCCATCGAACACATTGGGATTGAACGGCGTGGTCACGCGGATGAGCCCCTCTGTCCCGTGAAACTCCATCACCTGCCGCGGATGCAAGCGCGTGGAGACATAGGCCGAGTAGGTGACCCCGGACGGCGTGATCGCCTGCACATCGGCGAAGGTGTCGAAGTCCTGCTCCATGCGGAGCCGCGCGGACCTGACCTCGGGCTCTTCGCCGGAGACGTAGCGCGCCGATCCGAAGATATAGACCCCGATGTCGCGCAGCGCGCCGCCGCCCATGCCGGCGGTGTTGCGGATATTGGAGGTGTCCGATGAATTGTCGAAGGAGAAGGCGCCTGCGATGTGCCGGAGCGCGCCGATGGCGCCGTCCGCCACCATGGCTTTCACCCGGTGCCACTGCGGATGATGCACGATCATGTAGGCCTCGGCGCAGAGCTTGCCGGAGGCCTCCCGCGCGGCAATGAGATCGTCGAACTCGGGCGCGCGGAGGGTGGCTGGTTTTTCCACGAGGACATGCTTGCCTGCGTCCAGCGCCTTCAGCGCCCATTCCACATGCAGGTGGTTGGGCAGCGGGATGTAGACGGCGTCGATACCCGCGTCATTGATAAGCGCCTCGTAGCCGCCGACGGCCCGGCATCCCGGAGCCATCTCCTGAAAGGGCGCCACCTTTGCGGCATCCCGAGAGGACACGGCCGCAAGCTCAGCCCCCCGCGCGGCGTGGATTGCCGGGCCCATATGCTCCCGTGCGAATTTCGCCGCGCCGAGTATGCCCCACCTGAGATGCGCCATGTGCCCTCCCTTGCTCACGCTAGGATGCACAAAGAAAAAGGGGGCCGCCAAGCCCCCTTCTTCGATCTTCGGATTTGAGCAAGGACGCGACGCGCGCCCGTGGCAAGGATCAGGCGCTCAGCATGCCCTTCGAGCGCGCCAGTTCACGCATCCGCTTCTGCAGCTTCTCGAACGCCCGCACCTCGATCTGCCGGATCCGCTCACGGGACACGTCATACTGCCCGCTCAGGTCCTCGAGGGTCACCGTGTCGTCGGAAAGCCGGCGCTGCTGGAGGATGTCTTTCTCGCGATCGTTGAGCACGTCCATCGCCTCGGCCAAGAGCTCCCGGCGGGCGGTCATCTCGTCGCGCTCCTCGTAGTCGGTCGCCTGATCGGCGTCCTCGTCCTCGAGCCAATCCTGCCACTGCGTGGCGCTGTCATCCTCGGACCCCACCATGGCGTTGAGCGACGCATCCCCGCCGGACAGGCGGCGGTTCATTGAGATCACCTCGTCTTCGGTCACGCCGAGATCGTTGGCGATGCGCTTCACGTTTTCCGGGCGGAGGTCACCATCCTCCAATGCGCCGATGCGGTTCTTGGCCTTGCGGAGGTTGAAGAAGAGCTTCTTCTGCGCCGACGTCGTCCCGAGCTTCACAAGCGACCACGAGCGCAGGATGTACTCCTGGATGGACGCCCGGATCCACCACATGGCGTAGGTGGCCAGCCGGAAGCCTTTTTCCGGGTCAAAGCGCTTCACCGCCTGCATCAGGCCGACATTGGCCTCGGAGATGACCTCGGCCTGCGGCAGCCCGTAGCCGCGGTAGCCCATGGCGATCTTGGCCGCGAGGCGCAGGTGGGAGGTCACCATCTTGTGCGCCGCGCCCGTGTCTTCCTCTTCGACCCACCGCTTGGCGAGCATGTACTCCTCTTCCGGCTCCAGCATGGGGAACTGGCGAATTTCCTGAAGGTAGCGGTTCAGCCCGCCTTCGGGTGTCGGCGCGGGGAGGTTTGCGTAATTGGCCATGGTCGGTCCTCCGTGTGTTGTGTCCGCCGAAATGTGACGGCTTTTAACATAGATGTTGCGTGTCCATTCAGTGTTCAAGACCACGCGCGTGCTGTTATTCCATTAACGCAAAGTTAGACTGTGCGTTTCTGCGAGAAAACGTCCCTCACGCACCCGTGCTGTGCGTTACAGCCGCAATCAGCGCGGCCATGTCGGCGGGAAGCTCGGCCTCGAAGGCTAGCCGGTCCGCCGTAACGGGATGGACGAAGCCGAGCGAAGCCGCATGGAGGGCCTGCCGGCTGAAATTCTTCACGGCTTCAAGGCCTTGCGCGCTCAACGCCCCCGATTTCATCTTGCGCTGCCCCCCATAGACGGGATCGCCCACCAGCCCGTGGCCGACATGGGCGAGGTGGACGCGGATCTGATGCGTCCGCCCGGTTTCCAGCTGGCACTGTAACAATGACAGAACCGGCGGCTGACCGTATGCCTCGAGCACCCGCGCGCGTGTCA from Pseudomonadota bacterium includes:
- the rpoH gene encoding RNA polymerase sigma factor RpoH is translated as MANYANLPAPTPEGGLNRYLQEIRQFPMLEPEEEYMLAKRWVEEEDTGAAHKMVTSHLRLAAKIAMGYRGYGLPQAEVISEANVGLMQAVKRFDPEKGFRLATYAMWWIRASIQEYILRSWSLVKLGTTSAQKKLFFNLRKAKNRIGALEDGDLRPENVKRIANDLGVTEDEVISMNRRLSGGDASLNAMVGSEDDSATQWQDWLEDEDADQATDYEERDEMTARRELLAEAMDVLNDREKDILQQRRLSDDTVTLEDLSGQYDVSRERIRQIEVRAFEKLQKRMRELARSKGMLSA
- a CDS encoding Gfo/Idh/MocA family oxidoreductase, translated to MAHLRWGILGAAKFAREHMGPAIHAARGAELAAVSSRDAAKVAPFQEMAPGCRAVGGYEALINDAGIDAVYIPLPNHLHVEWALKALDAGKHVLVEKPATLRAPEFDDLIAAREASGKLCAEAYMIVHHPQWHRVKAMVADGAIGALRHIAGAFSFDNSSDTSNIRNTAGMGGGALRDIGVYIFGSARYVSGEEPEVRSARLRMEQDFDTFADVQAITPSGVTYSAYVSTRLHPRQVMEFHGTEGLIRVTTPFNPNVFDGARIELHQPDLGLRVERFPGDNHYVYQVEAFGAAVAGKGAYPCPLEFSRGTQVMIDRVLEIGEVL